A genome region from Ctenopharyngodon idella isolate HZGC_01 chromosome 5, HZGC01, whole genome shotgun sequence includes the following:
- the rufy3 gene encoding protein RUFY3 isoform X2 produces MSDLTPQSEAPTPTTDKITQAARETIYLCNFRVSVDGEWLCLRELNDISLTPDPEPAHEDSWEDFTDLVEQMQMLDEFKDPKDPIAIERLNLMNMAKLSIKGLIESALNLGRTLDSDYAPLQQFFVVMEHCLKHGLKSKKTFLGQNKSFWGPLELVEKLTPEAGEITASVKDLPGLKTPLGRGRAWLRLALMQKKLSDYMKTIINRKDLLSEFYEPNALMMEEEGAVIAGLLVGLNVIDANLCMKGEDLDSQVGVIDFSMYLKDGAHSSKSTEGDGQITAILDQKNYVEELNRHLSASVNNLQAKVDALEKSNTKLTEELAVANNRIITLQEELERVKEESSYLVESSRKATRPDGTANGQVLGETRKQLKEETQLRLDVEKELEVQIGMKQEMELSMKMLEKDICEKHDALVELRHQLDDLRTLNHELSVKSQSSETSAKQKSDIISRLEEKTNQMGSTIKQLESRCKKAERERDLADEANRLFKQEFGDKIESLQQEVEQLRRQRWLLEQELRKWREHPGGHTPEALLGKTPPQRDMRQHGEDIRKELESVKKENSTLHTALEDKSSLSSSLTLSQEDEQDQPLCKDADLSICPMCENQDSLTTPKRQCKNCSGVFCENCMANELPLPSSINPEHVCDVCYSQLLQQYGSSPS; encoded by the exons ATGTCTGATCTGACGCCCCAGAGCGAGGCCCCCACCCCCACTACTGACAAGATCACACAGGCTGCCAGAGAGACCATCTACCTATGCAACTTCCGTGTGTCGGTGGATGGCGAATGGCTGTGCCTGCGTGAGCTCAACGATATCTCGCTCACGCCAGACCCCGAGCCGGCTCATGAAG ACTCATGGGAGGATTTCACAGATTTGGTGGAGCAAATGCAAATGCTTGATGAGTTTAAAG ATCCCAAGGACCCCATTGCCATCGAGAGGCTTAACCTGATGAACATGGCCAAGCTGAGCATCAAGGGCTTGATCGAGTCTGCACTGAACCTGGGCCGCACGCTGGACTCAGACTATGCCCCACTGCAGCAGTTTTTTGTCGTCATGGAGCACTGCCTGAAACACGGACTTAAAA GTAAGAAGACGTTCCTTGGTCAAAATAAGTCTTTTTGGGGCCCTCTGGAGCTTGTTGAAAAGCTGACTCCAGAGGCTGGTGAGATCACAGCCAGTGTCAAAGACCTTCCTGGGCTCAA AACCCCGTTAGGAAGAGGCAGAGCATGGCTTCGTCTGGCCTTGATGCAGAAGAAGCTCTCAGATTACATGAAGACCATCATCAACCGAAAAGATTTGCTCAG TGAATTCTATGAGCCAAACGCTCTTATGATGGAAGAGGAAGGAGCTGTGATCGCTGGGCTTTTGGTGGGCCTGAATGTCATTGATGCTAACTTGTGTATGAAGGGAGAAGATTTAGACTCACAG GTTGGAGTCATAGATTTTTCCATGTATCTGAAAGATGGTGCGCACAGTAGCAAAAGCACAGAGGG CGATGGACAGATTACAGCTATTCTTGACCAGAAGAATTACGTGGAGGAACTGAACAGACATTTAAG TGCGTCAGTGAATAACCTGCAAGCCAAAGTGGATGCGCTGGAAAAATCCAATACAAAACTTACAGAGGAG CTTGCTGTCGCAAACAACAGGATTATCACTCTGCAGGAGGAACTGGAAAGAGTGAAGGAGGAAAGTTCTTACTTAGTAGAGTCTAGTCGCAAG GCAACAAGGCCAGATGGTACTGCAAACGGTCAAGTGCTTGGAGAAACTCGCAAACAGCTCAAAGAGGAAACTCAGCTCAGACTG gatgTGGAGAAGGAGCTGGAGGTGCAAATAGGGATGAAGCAGGAAATGGAGTTGTCCATGAAGATGCTAGAGAAGGACATCTGTGAAAAACATGATGCTTTGGTGGAGCTCAGACACCAGTTAGATGACCTGCGTACACTCAACCATGAGCTCTCTGTTAAGTCGCAG AGCTCAGAGACCAGCGCAAAACAGAAGAGTGACATCATCAGCCGCTTGGAGGAGAAAACAAACCAGATGGGGAGCACTATTAAACAGCTGGAGAGCAG ATGTAAGAAGGCAGAACGTGAGCGAGACCTGGCGGATGAGGCCAATCGACTCTTCAAGCAGGAGTTTGGGGACAAGATTGAGAGTCTGCAGCAAGAGGTGGAGCAGTTACGACGGCAGAG ATGGCTTTTGGAACAAGAGCTCAGGAAATGGAGAGAGCATCCTGGAGGCCACACTCCTGAAGCTCTCTTAGGAAAAACGCCTCCGCAGAGAGACATGAGGCAGCACGGGGAAGACATCAGAAAA gAGTTAGAGTctgtcaaaaaagaaaattctacATTGCATACTGCACTTGAGGATAAGTCAAGTCTAAGTTCCAGTTT GACACTTTCACAAGAAGATGAACAG GACCAGCCTCTTTGTAAAGATGCTGACCTTTCTATCTGCCCGATGTGTGAAAATCAAGACTCCTTGACTACACCCAAG
- the rufy3 gene encoding protein RUFY3 isoform X4 — MSDLTPQSEAPTPTTDKITQAARETIYLCNFRVSVDGEWLCLRELNDISLTPDPEPAHEDSWEDFTDLVEQMQMLDEFKDPKDPIAIERLNLMNMAKLSIKGLIESALNLGRTLDSDYAPLQQFFVVMEHCLKHGLKSKKTFLGQNKSFWGPLELVEKLTPEAGEITASVKDLPGLKTPLGRGRAWLRLALMQKKLSDYMKTIINRKDLLSEFYEPNALMMEEEGAVIAGLLVGLNVIDANLCMKGEDLDSQVGVIDFSMYLKDGAHSSKSTEGDGQITAILDQKNYVEELNRHLSASVNNLQAKVDALEKSNTKLTEELAVANNRIITLQEELERVKEESSYLVESSRKATRPDGTANGQVLGETRKQLKEETQLRLDVEKELEVQIGMKQEMELSMKMLEKDICEKHDALVELRHQLDDLRTLNHELSVKSQSSETSAKQKSDIISRLEEKTNQMGSTIKQLESSENDMAKQARSLNTAAGKLLQRQQ, encoded by the exons ATGTCTGATCTGACGCCCCAGAGCGAGGCCCCCACCCCCACTACTGACAAGATCACACAGGCTGCCAGAGAGACCATCTACCTATGCAACTTCCGTGTGTCGGTGGATGGCGAATGGCTGTGCCTGCGTGAGCTCAACGATATCTCGCTCACGCCAGACCCCGAGCCGGCTCATGAAG ACTCATGGGAGGATTTCACAGATTTGGTGGAGCAAATGCAAATGCTTGATGAGTTTAAAG ATCCCAAGGACCCCATTGCCATCGAGAGGCTTAACCTGATGAACATGGCCAAGCTGAGCATCAAGGGCTTGATCGAGTCTGCACTGAACCTGGGCCGCACGCTGGACTCAGACTATGCCCCACTGCAGCAGTTTTTTGTCGTCATGGAGCACTGCCTGAAACACGGACTTAAAA GTAAGAAGACGTTCCTTGGTCAAAATAAGTCTTTTTGGGGCCCTCTGGAGCTTGTTGAAAAGCTGACTCCAGAGGCTGGTGAGATCACAGCCAGTGTCAAAGACCTTCCTGGGCTCAA AACCCCGTTAGGAAGAGGCAGAGCATGGCTTCGTCTGGCCTTGATGCAGAAGAAGCTCTCAGATTACATGAAGACCATCATCAACCGAAAAGATTTGCTCAG TGAATTCTATGAGCCAAACGCTCTTATGATGGAAGAGGAAGGAGCTGTGATCGCTGGGCTTTTGGTGGGCCTGAATGTCATTGATGCTAACTTGTGTATGAAGGGAGAAGATTTAGACTCACAG GTTGGAGTCATAGATTTTTCCATGTATCTGAAAGATGGTGCGCACAGTAGCAAAAGCACAGAGGG CGATGGACAGATTACAGCTATTCTTGACCAGAAGAATTACGTGGAGGAACTGAACAGACATTTAAG TGCGTCAGTGAATAACCTGCAAGCCAAAGTGGATGCGCTGGAAAAATCCAATACAAAACTTACAGAGGAG CTTGCTGTCGCAAACAACAGGATTATCACTCTGCAGGAGGAACTGGAAAGAGTGAAGGAGGAAAGTTCTTACTTAGTAGAGTCTAGTCGCAAG GCAACAAGGCCAGATGGTACTGCAAACGGTCAAGTGCTTGGAGAAACTCGCAAACAGCTCAAAGAGGAAACTCAGCTCAGACTG gatgTGGAGAAGGAGCTGGAGGTGCAAATAGGGATGAAGCAGGAAATGGAGTTGTCCATGAAGATGCTAGAGAAGGACATCTGTGAAAAACATGATGCTTTGGTGGAGCTCAGACACCAGTTAGATGACCTGCGTACACTCAACCATGAGCTCTCTGTTAAGTCGCAG AGCTCAGAGACCAGCGCAAAACAGAAGAGTGACATCATCAGCCGCTTGGAGGAGAAAACAAACCAGATGGGGAGCACTATTAAACAGCTGGAGAGCAG TGAGAACGACATGGCTAAACAGGCACGAAGCTTGAACACAGCTGCTGGAAAACTCCTTCAGAGGCAGCAATAA
- the rufy3 gene encoding protein RUFY3 isoform X5, whose product MSDLTPQSEAPTPTTDKITQAARETIYLCNFRVSVDGEWLCLRELNDISLTPDPEPAHEDPKDPIAIERLNLMNMAKLSIKGLIESALNLGRTLDSDYAPLQQFFVVMEHCLKHGLKSKKTFLGQNKSFWGPLELVEKLTPEAGEITASVKDLPGLKTPLGRGRAWLRLALMQKKLSDYMKTIINRKDLLSEFYEPNALMMEEEGAVIAGLLVGLNVIDANLCMKGEDLDSQVGVIDFSMYLKDGAHSSKSTEGDGQITAILDQKNYVEELNRHLSASVNNLQAKVDALEKSNTKLTEELAVANNRIITLQEELERVKEESSYLVESSRKATRPDGTANGQVLGETRKQLKEETQLRLDVEKELEVQIGMKQEMELSMKMLEKDICEKHDALVELRHQLDDLRTLNHELSVKSQSSETSAKQKSDIISRLEEKTNQMGSTIKQLESSENDMAKQARSLNTAAGKLLQRQQ is encoded by the exons ATGTCTGATCTGACGCCCCAGAGCGAGGCCCCCACCCCCACTACTGACAAGATCACACAGGCTGCCAGAGAGACCATCTACCTATGCAACTTCCGTGTGTCGGTGGATGGCGAATGGCTGTGCCTGCGTGAGCTCAACGATATCTCGCTCACGCCAGACCCCGAGCCGGCTCATGAAG ATCCCAAGGACCCCATTGCCATCGAGAGGCTTAACCTGATGAACATGGCCAAGCTGAGCATCAAGGGCTTGATCGAGTCTGCACTGAACCTGGGCCGCACGCTGGACTCAGACTATGCCCCACTGCAGCAGTTTTTTGTCGTCATGGAGCACTGCCTGAAACACGGACTTAAAA GTAAGAAGACGTTCCTTGGTCAAAATAAGTCTTTTTGGGGCCCTCTGGAGCTTGTTGAAAAGCTGACTCCAGAGGCTGGTGAGATCACAGCCAGTGTCAAAGACCTTCCTGGGCTCAA AACCCCGTTAGGAAGAGGCAGAGCATGGCTTCGTCTGGCCTTGATGCAGAAGAAGCTCTCAGATTACATGAAGACCATCATCAACCGAAAAGATTTGCTCAG TGAATTCTATGAGCCAAACGCTCTTATGATGGAAGAGGAAGGAGCTGTGATCGCTGGGCTTTTGGTGGGCCTGAATGTCATTGATGCTAACTTGTGTATGAAGGGAGAAGATTTAGACTCACAG GTTGGAGTCATAGATTTTTCCATGTATCTGAAAGATGGTGCGCACAGTAGCAAAAGCACAGAGGG CGATGGACAGATTACAGCTATTCTTGACCAGAAGAATTACGTGGAGGAACTGAACAGACATTTAAG TGCGTCAGTGAATAACCTGCAAGCCAAAGTGGATGCGCTGGAAAAATCCAATACAAAACTTACAGAGGAG CTTGCTGTCGCAAACAACAGGATTATCACTCTGCAGGAGGAACTGGAAAGAGTGAAGGAGGAAAGTTCTTACTTAGTAGAGTCTAGTCGCAAG GCAACAAGGCCAGATGGTACTGCAAACGGTCAAGTGCTTGGAGAAACTCGCAAACAGCTCAAAGAGGAAACTCAGCTCAGACTG gatgTGGAGAAGGAGCTGGAGGTGCAAATAGGGATGAAGCAGGAAATGGAGTTGTCCATGAAGATGCTAGAGAAGGACATCTGTGAAAAACATGATGCTTTGGTGGAGCTCAGACACCAGTTAGATGACCTGCGTACACTCAACCATGAGCTCTCTGTTAAGTCGCAG AGCTCAGAGACCAGCGCAAAACAGAAGAGTGACATCATCAGCCGCTTGGAGGAGAAAACAAACCAGATGGGGAGCACTATTAAACAGCTGGAGAGCAG TGAGAACGACATGGCTAAACAGGCACGAAGCTTGAACACAGCTGCTGGAAAACTCCTTCAGAGGCAGCAATAA
- the rufy3 gene encoding protein RUFY3 isoform X3 encodes MSDLTPQSEAPTPTTDKITQAARETIYLCNFRVSVDGEWLCLRELNDISLTPDPEPAHEDPKDPIAIERLNLMNMAKLSIKGLIESALNLGRTLDSDYAPLQQFFVVMEHCLKHGLKSKKTFLGQNKSFWGPLELVEKLTPEAGEITASVKDLPGLKTPLGRGRAWLRLALMQKKLSDYMKTIINRKDLLSEFYEPNALMMEEEGAVIAGLLVGLNVIDANLCMKGEDLDSQVGVIDFSMYLKDGAHSSKSTEGDGQITAILDQKNYVEELNRHLSASVNNLQAKVDALEKSNTKLTEELAVANNRIITLQEELERVKEESSYLVESSRKATRPDGTANGQVLGETRKQLKEETQLRLDVEKELEVQIGMKQEMELSMKMLEKDICEKHDALVELRHQLDDLRTLNHELSVKSQSSETSAKQKSDIISRLEEKTNQMGSTIKQLESRCKKAERERDLADEANRLFKQEFGDKIESLQQEVEQLRRQRWLLEQELRKWREHPGGHTPEALLGKTPPQRDMRQHGEDIRKELESVKKENSTLHTALEDKSSLSSSLTLSQEDEQDQPLCKDADLSICPMCENQDSLTTPKRQCKNCSGVFCENCMANELPLPSSINPEHVCDVCYSQLLQQYGSSPS; translated from the exons ATGTCTGATCTGACGCCCCAGAGCGAGGCCCCCACCCCCACTACTGACAAGATCACACAGGCTGCCAGAGAGACCATCTACCTATGCAACTTCCGTGTGTCGGTGGATGGCGAATGGCTGTGCCTGCGTGAGCTCAACGATATCTCGCTCACGCCAGACCCCGAGCCGGCTCATGAAG ATCCCAAGGACCCCATTGCCATCGAGAGGCTTAACCTGATGAACATGGCCAAGCTGAGCATCAAGGGCTTGATCGAGTCTGCACTGAACCTGGGCCGCACGCTGGACTCAGACTATGCCCCACTGCAGCAGTTTTTTGTCGTCATGGAGCACTGCCTGAAACACGGACTTAAAA GTAAGAAGACGTTCCTTGGTCAAAATAAGTCTTTTTGGGGCCCTCTGGAGCTTGTTGAAAAGCTGACTCCAGAGGCTGGTGAGATCACAGCCAGTGTCAAAGACCTTCCTGGGCTCAA AACCCCGTTAGGAAGAGGCAGAGCATGGCTTCGTCTGGCCTTGATGCAGAAGAAGCTCTCAGATTACATGAAGACCATCATCAACCGAAAAGATTTGCTCAG TGAATTCTATGAGCCAAACGCTCTTATGATGGAAGAGGAAGGAGCTGTGATCGCTGGGCTTTTGGTGGGCCTGAATGTCATTGATGCTAACTTGTGTATGAAGGGAGAAGATTTAGACTCACAG GTTGGAGTCATAGATTTTTCCATGTATCTGAAAGATGGTGCGCACAGTAGCAAAAGCACAGAGGG CGATGGACAGATTACAGCTATTCTTGACCAGAAGAATTACGTGGAGGAACTGAACAGACATTTAAG TGCGTCAGTGAATAACCTGCAAGCCAAAGTGGATGCGCTGGAAAAATCCAATACAAAACTTACAGAGGAG CTTGCTGTCGCAAACAACAGGATTATCACTCTGCAGGAGGAACTGGAAAGAGTGAAGGAGGAAAGTTCTTACTTAGTAGAGTCTAGTCGCAAG GCAACAAGGCCAGATGGTACTGCAAACGGTCAAGTGCTTGGAGAAACTCGCAAACAGCTCAAAGAGGAAACTCAGCTCAGACTG gatgTGGAGAAGGAGCTGGAGGTGCAAATAGGGATGAAGCAGGAAATGGAGTTGTCCATGAAGATGCTAGAGAAGGACATCTGTGAAAAACATGATGCTTTGGTGGAGCTCAGACACCAGTTAGATGACCTGCGTACACTCAACCATGAGCTCTCTGTTAAGTCGCAG AGCTCAGAGACCAGCGCAAAACAGAAGAGTGACATCATCAGCCGCTTGGAGGAGAAAACAAACCAGATGGGGAGCACTATTAAACAGCTGGAGAGCAG ATGTAAGAAGGCAGAACGTGAGCGAGACCTGGCGGATGAGGCCAATCGACTCTTCAAGCAGGAGTTTGGGGACAAGATTGAGAGTCTGCAGCAAGAGGTGGAGCAGTTACGACGGCAGAG ATGGCTTTTGGAACAAGAGCTCAGGAAATGGAGAGAGCATCCTGGAGGCCACACTCCTGAAGCTCTCTTAGGAAAAACGCCTCCGCAGAGAGACATGAGGCAGCACGGGGAAGACATCAGAAAA gAGTTAGAGTctgtcaaaaaagaaaattctacATTGCATACTGCACTTGAGGATAAGTCAAGTCTAAGTTCCAGTTT GACACTTTCACAAGAAGATGAACAG GACCAGCCTCTTTGTAAAGATGCTGACCTTTCTATCTGCCCGATGTGTGAAAATCAAGACTCCTTGACTACACCCAAG